A single region of the Candidatus Zixiibacteriota bacterium genome encodes:
- a CDS encoding amidohydrolase family protein — MELRDALKVLDSDAHARDTDDAIRPYLDAPYRNQTAPFLPRETYDRNLGGTLGHSGAKVEERLAAMDRQEIDTAVIYPTSGLGIGRIRDPKFNAALCRAYNNYIAEYCKASPRLKAVANLPVNNPAECPRELNRAVTQLGLCGGMLAAQAHSKNLGSPEFYPLYEEAQRLNTPIAIHAFGGDEPGSEIFDQFICLHTTGHPFPVLRQLTAMIFAGIPEKFPNLRIGYLEIGCGWIPYWMERMDEEWEKRGKVEAPLCKRKPSEYLTGGNIYYGCEPEEKMMGYVVREIGSKTLMYASDYPHWDMSWPESAVIVWRREDLSPDAKKDILVNNARRFYNLN; from the coding sequence ATGGAATTACGGGATGCTCTCAAAGTGCTGGACTCGGACGCTCATGCGCGGGATACCGACGATGCGATCCGGCCGTATCTCGACGCTCCCTACCGGAATCAGACCGCGCCGTTCCTGCCGCGCGAGACCTACGACCGGAACCTGGGCGGCACGCTGGGCCATTCGGGAGCCAAGGTGGAGGAACGTCTCGCCGCCATGGACCGCCAGGAGATCGACACCGCGGTGATCTATCCGACCAGCGGCCTCGGCATCGGCCGCATCCGCGATCCGAAGTTCAACGCCGCGCTGTGCCGGGCCTACAACAACTACATCGCCGAGTACTGCAAGGCGTCGCCGCGGCTCAAGGCGGTGGCGAACCTCCCGGTCAACAATCCGGCGGAATGCCCTCGGGAGCTGAACCGCGCCGTCACTCAGCTCGGGCTTTGCGGCGGCATGCTGGCGGCGCAGGCGCACAGCAAGAATCTCGGCTCGCCGGAATTCTATCCTCTGTACGAGGAGGCGCAGCGCCTCAACACGCCCATCGCGATTCACGCGTTCGGGGGCGACGAGCCGGGAAGCGAGATCTTCGACCAGTTCATCTGCCTCCATACCACCGGCCACCCGTTCCCGGTGCTGCGGCAGCTCACCGCGATGATTTTCGCCGGTATCCCGGAAAAGTTTCCGAACCTGAGAATCGGCTACCTGGAGATCGGCTGCGGCTGGATTCCTTACTGGATGGAGCGCATGGACGAGGAGTGGGAAAAGCGCGGCAAGGTCGAAGCGCCGTTGTGCAAGCGCAAGCCGAGCGAGTACCTCACGGGCGGAAACATCTATTACGGCTGCGAGCCCGAGGAAAAGATGATGGGCTACGTCGTACGCGAGATCGGTTCGAAGACGCTCATGTACGCCTCGGACTACCCGCACTGGGACATGAGCTGGCCGGAATCGGCCGTGATCGTCTGGCGCCGCGAGGATCTTTCCCCGGACGCGAAGAAGGATATCCTCGTGAACAACGCCAGGCGTTTCTACAACCTGAACTGA
- a CDS encoding amidohydrolase family protein: MEEIIISADSHVIEVPDLWEKRLPPALRDRAPRLYFDEGRDAWMFGSPEIPAQAVGGLFMAGQRAENIEHFRRAGFAVARAGGWDTAERMKDMEQDGVSAEVLYPSLGLGLYCIKDAALQEALFRTYNDWLIEFCAGAPDRLFGIALISMYDVDHAVAELERCKKNGMVGSMIWQAPDPELPFTSPHYERFWAASQDLEMPVHLHILTGFGDSMHRQTAHGMARYRIGVNQTREIEDALFDIIFSGVLERYPRLKVVSVENEIGWMPFWLGQCDKAYRRHRHRETLPIAREPGEYFARQVFATFFNDRVGGRLFSWWGTANCMWSNDYPHQNSTWPRSREVIARDLGHLPAADRVRLLSGNVATLYGLRVPETALRPSGNGGTAAAHA, encoded by the coding sequence ATGGAGGAGATCATCATATCGGCGGACTCCCACGTGATCGAGGTTCCCGACCTGTGGGAAAAAAGGCTGCCGCCGGCGCTCCGCGACCGCGCGCCCAGGCTCTATTTCGACGAGGGGCGGGACGCCTGGATGTTCGGGTCTCCCGAGATCCCGGCGCAGGCGGTCGGGGGTCTTTTCATGGCCGGCCAGAGGGCCGAGAACATCGAGCACTTCCGCCGGGCCGGCTTCGCGGTCGCGCGCGCAGGCGGCTGGGATACGGCCGAGCGAATGAAAGACATGGAGCAGGACGGGGTTTCGGCGGAAGTTCTCTATCCGAGCCTTGGCCTGGGGCTCTACTGCATCAAGGACGCCGCGCTTCAGGAAGCGCTGTTCCGGACCTACAACGACTGGCTGATCGAATTCTGCGCCGGCGCTCCCGACCGGCTTTTCGGGATCGCTCTGATCTCCATGTACGATGTCGATCACGCGGTCGCGGAGCTGGAGCGCTGCAAGAAGAACGGCATGGTGGGGAGCATGATCTGGCAGGCGCCCGACCCCGAGCTTCCCTTCACGTCGCCGCACTACGAGCGCTTCTGGGCCGCCTCGCAGGATCTCGAGATGCCGGTGCACCTCCATATCCTGACGGGATTCGGTGACAGCATGCACCGGCAGACCGCCCACGGAATGGCGCGCTACCGGATCGGCGTCAACCAGACCCGCGAGATCGAGGACGCGCTCTTCGACATCATCTTCTCTGGGGTGCTCGAGCGCTATCCCAGGCTCAAGGTCGTGTCGGTGGAAAACGAGATCGGCTGGATGCCGTTCTGGCTCGGCCAGTGCGACAAGGCCTATCGGCGCCACCGTCACCGCGAAACCCTTCCGATCGCGCGCGAGCCGGGCGAATACTTCGCGCGCCAGGTCTTCGCCACGTTCTTCAACGACCGCGTGGGCGGGCGGCTCTTCTCGTGGTGGGGGACCGCGAACTGCATGTGGTCGAACGACTATCCGCACCAGAACTCGACCTGGCCGCGCTCGCGCGAGGTGATCGCCCGCGACCTCGGCCATCTTCCCGCCGCGGACCGCGTGAGGCTCTTGAGCGGCAACGTAGCGACCCTCTACGGCCTGCGGGTCCCGGAAACCGCCCTGCGCCCGTCCGGAAACGGCGGCACCGCGGCGGCGCATGCTTGA
- a CDS encoding ABC transporter substrate-binding protein encodes MSIRRILSGLLLGCLLATGARAADRLFTIHSARVMSQSMPWIAQAAGIFDKYGIDHRLVFIASSTVVTAAILSGDAEMTLTGGIGNVRAYIQGATDLVFVGGVKNVMTQSILAGGNIRRPEDIRGKQIGVSRIGSNTHYFTVQALRRYGMDPGKDFSFIQTGGDPESLAALLSKRIEVATLTAPSDAKALAEGYRYVVYGPDLKIPYAATAFVTKRSVIARKRDVIARFMRAMAESARILHTDREFVYKVLGKQLRLTDRTILDAAYNAEIKALEPRLVLKPEALQAILDEVTATDARAKNVRPQEMIDNSFVNEMEKSGFFDQLWAKK; translated from the coding sequence ATGTCAATCCGTAGAATCCTGAGCGGACTGCTTCTCGGGTGCCTGCTGGCGACGGGCGCGCGCGCGGCAGACAGGCTCTTCACCATTCATTCGGCACGCGTGATGTCACAGTCCATGCCGTGGATCGCCCAGGCCGCCGGAATCTTCGACAAGTACGGAATCGATCATCGTCTGGTTTTCATCGCGTCGTCGACCGTGGTCACAGCGGCCATCCTGAGCGGTGACGCCGAAATGACTCTCACGGGCGGGATCGGCAACGTCCGCGCCTACATCCAGGGAGCCACCGATCTGGTGTTCGTGGGCGGCGTGAAAAACGTCATGACGCAGAGCATCCTCGCCGGCGGGAACATCCGGCGCCCCGAGGACATCCGGGGAAAGCAAATCGGGGTGAGCCGGATCGGCAGTAACACCCATTATTTCACCGTTCAGGCGCTGCGGCGCTACGGCATGGACCCGGGCAAGGATTTCAGCTTCATCCAGACCGGCGGCGACCCGGAGAGCCTGGCGGCGCTTCTGAGCAAGCGCATCGAGGTCGCCACGCTGACCGCCCCCTCCGACGCCAAGGCCCTGGCGGAAGGGTACCGTTACGTGGTGTACGGCCCCGATCTCAAGATCCCCTATGCGGCGACCGCGTTCGTCACGAAGCGCTCGGTGATCGCCAGGAAGCGGGACGTGATCGCCCGCTTCATGAGGGCGATGGCCGAGTCGGCCAGGATCCTGCATACCGACAGGGAGTTCGTCTACAAGGTGCTCGGCAAACAGCTCCGCCTCACCGACCGAACGATCCTCGACGCGGCCTACAACGCCGAGATCAAGGCGCTCGAGCCCCGGCTGGTCCTGAAGCCCGAAGCGTTGCAGGCGATCCTCGACGAGGTGACGGCGACCGACGCGCGGGCGAAAAACGTGAGACCCCAGGAAATGATCGACAACTCCTTCGTCAACGAGATGGAGAAGAGCGGCTTTTTCGATCAGCTGTGGGCGAAAAAATAG
- a CDS encoding NAD(P)-dependent oxidoreductase — protein MSVRGRKVCVTGPARLKLAEDLLRAAGCELVLGKSADDFRSFRYDTRELIALVGDSDAIYPAGRDFIGRDVLAACPRVQAVVKSSIGIETVDVEAATELGILCCNSPTPENYLGVAEATVGLIAALFKRLKLNEAWLRGGGWKEPENRGALMLGKTAGIIGLGRIGKAVARRLGGWEMKLIGYDPYVSHETMASVGVRKVGLEELLRESDVVTVHVVLTRETRGMLRMEQLRMMKPSAYIVNTSRGQVFHEQDLCRALNDGLIAGAALDVFEEEPLPPDNPLRRVDPARLILTPHIIGNNPGSLEAGQRMAAQSILAVLEGRVPETVVNPDAVPRWRERFWR, from the coding sequence TTGAGCGTTCGGGGTCGCAAGGTCTGCGTAACGGGGCCAGCCCGCCTGAAGCTGGCTGAGGATCTCCTGCGTGCAGCCGGTTGCGAGCTGGTGCTGGGCAAGTCCGCCGACGACTTTCGCTCCTTTCGCTACGACACGCGCGAGCTGATCGCGCTCGTTGGCGACAGCGACGCGATCTATCCCGCGGGACGCGACTTCATCGGCCGAGACGTCCTGGCCGCCTGCCCCCGCGTCCAGGCGGTGGTGAAGTCGAGCATCGGCATCGAGACCGTCGACGTCGAAGCCGCCACCGAGCTGGGGATTCTGTGCTGCAACAGCCCGACCCCGGAGAATTACCTCGGAGTGGCGGAGGCTACGGTCGGCCTGATCGCGGCGCTCTTCAAGCGGTTGAAGCTCAACGAGGCGTGGCTGCGCGGCGGGGGATGGAAGGAGCCCGAGAACCGCGGCGCTTTGATGCTCGGAAAGACGGCCGGAATCATCGGGCTCGGTCGCATCGGCAAAGCCGTCGCCAGACGGCTCGGCGGCTGGGAGATGAAGCTGATCGGCTACGATCCCTATGTCTCCCATGAAACGATGGCGTCGGTGGGCGTGCGCAAGGTGGGGCTGGAGGAGCTGTTGCGGGAATCGGACGTGGTCACGGTGCACGTGGTATTGACCCGGGAGACCCGCGGGATGCTCCGGATGGAGCAGCTCCGCATGATGAAGCCGAGCGCCTATATCGTGAATACCTCGCGCGGACAGGTCTTTCACGAGCAGGATCTCTGCCGCGCCTTGAACGATGGGCTGATCGCCGGAGCCGCCCTCGACGTCTTCGAGGAAGAGCCGTTGCCGCCGGACAATCCCCTGCGCCGCGTCGACCCGGCCCGCCTGATCCTGACGCCGCATATCATCGGCAACAATCCCGGCTCCCTCGAAGCGGGCCAGCGCATGGCCGCACAGAGCATTCTCGCGGTTCTCGAGGGCCGCGTGCCCGAGACCGTCGTCAACCCGGACGCCGTGCCGCGCTGGAGAGAGCGCTTCTGGAGATAG
- a CDS encoding amidohydrolase family protein, protein MAERYEVIDADGHITEEDSQLKPYMEERYRKRAATLTPRDSWDRSLSGTLGTRARDAKSWLEAMDRGGVSTAVLYPTNGLSIGWIREPDVAVAYARAWNDFVSEEFQKVSPRLKAVALVPFQDVPEAVKELGRAIRELKLVGVMLPAVGLRLPLGHESYWPIYEEAERLDCMVGIHATVRGPHYFAGDLFDQFIEVHTLSHSFAQMMQLTSFMFRGVFDRFPKLRVAFMEAGCSWAPYWMGRMNEEWEKRGRVEAPNCRRKPSEYFKEGRIFFHAEDYEPLVGAAAGLLGHRTVYYASDYPHWDSEFPENIQHLARREDLDDEAKRWLFAGAAKRLYNLEGAAA, encoded by the coding sequence ATGGCGGAACGCTACGAGGTGATCGACGCCGATGGACACATCACCGAAGAGGACAGCCAGCTCAAGCCCTACATGGAGGAGCGTTACCGCAAGCGCGCGGCCACGCTCACGCCGCGGGACAGCTGGGACCGTTCGCTATCCGGTACGCTCGGCACCCGGGCGCGCGACGCAAAGAGCTGGCTCGAGGCCATGGACCGGGGCGGCGTTTCGACGGCGGTGCTCTACCCGACCAACGGGCTCAGCATCGGCTGGATCCGCGAGCCCGATGTCGCGGTCGCGTACGCCAGAGCCTGGAACGACTTCGTCTCGGAAGAGTTCCAGAAGGTGAGCCCCCGCCTGAAGGCGGTCGCACTGGTTCCCTTCCAGGACGTGCCCGAGGCCGTCAAGGAGCTCGGCCGCGCGATCCGGGAGCTCAAGCTCGTCGGCGTCATGCTGCCCGCGGTCGGGTTGCGCCTCCCCCTCGGTCACGAGAGCTACTGGCCGATCTACGAGGAAGCGGAGCGGCTCGACTGCATGGTGGGAATCCACGCCACCGTTCGCGGCCCTCATTACTTCGCCGGCGACCTGTTCGATCAGTTCATCGAAGTGCACACGCTGTCGCATTCCTTCGCGCAGATGATGCAGCTCACGAGCTTCATGTTCCGCGGCGTCTTCGACCGTTTCCCAAAGCTGCGGGTGGCCTTCATGGAGGCAGGTTGCAGCTGGGCCCCCTACTGGATGGGCCGGATGAACGAGGAGTGGGAGAAACGGGGCAGGGTGGAGGCGCCGAACTGCCGCCGCAAGCCGAGCGAGTACTTCAAGGAGGGGCGGATCTTTTTCCATGCCGAGGACTACGAGCCGCTCGTCGGGGCGGCAGCCGGTCTCCTCGGCCACCGGACGGTCTATTATGCGTCTGACTACCCGCACTGGGATTCCGAGTTTCCCGAGAACATCCAACATCTGGCCCGGCGCGAGGATCTGGACGACGAAGCCAAACGTTGGCTCTTCGCCGGGGCCGCGAAACGGCTCTACAATCTCGAGGGAGCGGCGGCTTGA
- a CDS encoding tripartite tricarboxylate transporter substrate-binding protein translates to MKVHLRRLLAAAGCCAALAAVPAPAQEAFYRGKSIRLIVAFSPGGGFDTYSRAIGRHLGKHIPGRPSVVVENMTGAGGIIQANFMYQSARPDGLTIGNNIGGLILQQIMGAKGIEFDGRRFEYLGAPAVDHPVCALSRTSGVTTVDAWFAAREPVKLGGVGPGGTASDVARTLKAALKLPIQVVDGYKGTSDIRLAAESGELAGGCWAWESIKSTWRKGLDSKEVAVVIQAMPKKHPELPHVPLAIDYAKTQDAKDLLKYAVHDIATVTRPYFLPPGTPRERVETLRRAFLETYKDPEFLAEARKAKLEVDPVTGDEMERIVKGLFNLDSRQVARLKEVLVPK, encoded by the coding sequence ATGAAAGTACATTTGCGGCGCCTCCTGGCCGCCGCTGGCTGCTGTGCAGCGCTTGCGGCCGTGCCGGCACCGGCACAAGAAGCGTTCTACCGGGGGAAGAGCATCCGGTTGATCGTCGCGTTCAGCCCCGGCGGAGGCTTCGACACCTACAGCAGGGCGATCGGCCGCCATCTCGGTAAGCACATTCCCGGGCGCCCCTCCGTGGTCGTAGAGAACATGACGGGAGCGGGCGGCATCATCCAGGCGAACTTCATGTACCAGAGCGCCAGGCCGGACGGCCTGACGATCGGCAACAACATCGGCGGGCTGATCCTGCAGCAGATCATGGGAGCCAAGGGTATCGAATTCGACGGCCGCCGTTTCGAGTATCTCGGCGCCCCTGCGGTCGATCATCCCGTATGCGCCCTCAGCAGGACCTCCGGCGTCACCACCGTCGATGCGTGGTTCGCCGCCAGGGAGCCGGTGAAGCTCGGGGGCGTCGGTCCGGGCGGTACCGCTTCGGACGTCGCCCGAACCCTCAAGGCGGCGTTGAAGCTGCCGATCCAGGTGGTCGACGGTTACAAGGGCACGTCGGACATCCGGCTGGCCGCGGAAAGCGGGGAGCTCGCGGGCGGCTGCTGGGCGTGGGAGTCGATCAAGTCCACCTGGCGTAAAGGGCTGGACTCGAAAGAGGTGGCGGTGGTGATCCAGGCGATGCCGAAAAAACACCCGGAGTTGCCTCACGTGCCCCTGGCGATCGACTACGCCAAAACCCAGGACGCCAAGGACCTTCTCAAATACGCGGTGCACGACATCGCGACGGTTACGCGCCCCTACTTTTTGCCCCCCGGGACCCCCAGAGAGCGGGTGGAAACGTTGAGGCGCGCCTTCCTTGAAACGTACAAGGATCCCGAGTTCCTCGCGGAAGCGCGTAAAGCCAAGCTCGAGGTGGACCCGGTCACGGGCGACGAGATGGAAAGGATCGTCAAGGGCCTTTTCAACCTCGACTCCAGGCAGGTCGCGCGCCTGAAGGAAGTGCTGGTACCGAAGTAG
- a CDS encoding FKBP-type peptidyl-prolyl cis-trans isomerase yields MIKDGSVVSFEYTLSDEEGNVLETNVGEEPVTYTHGRHEIIPGLENGMSGMEINEKRRLRVQPEDGYGPVHADYFKEVPRDEIPASGLIVGTVLRARGPHGEDFSVRVHEIKDHTVVLDLNHPLAGKVLNFEVRVLSIEPGEAE; encoded by the coding sequence ATGATCAAAGACGGTTCCGTCGTGAGCTTCGAGTACACGCTCTCGGACGAGGAGGGAAACGTCCTCGAGACGAACGTGGGGGAGGAGCCCGTGACCTACACGCACGGGCGGCATGAGATCATCCCCGGGTTGGAGAACGGGATGTCGGGGATGGAAATCAACGAAAAGAGGCGCCTGCGGGTCCAGCCCGAGGACGGCTACGGTCCCGTGCACGCCGATTACTTCAAGGAAGTGCCGCGAGACGAGATTCCCGCGAGCGGCCTGATCGTCGGCACCGTGCTGCGCGCTCGCGGGCCGCACGGCGAGGATTTTTCCGTGCGGGTTCACGAGATCAAGGATCATACCGTGGTCCTCGATCTCAACCACCCGCTGGCGGGAAAAGTGCTGAACTTCGAGGTGCGGGTGCTGAGCATCGAGCCGGGCGAGGCCGAATGA